The region TGCGCCCCAACTTCGACCGCGTGAACGGCGTGGCCGGATTTGGCGATGACCCCGCCACCGAAAACCTGTACCGGGCCTACCGCGCCGACGACAAACGCCGGAACGTGACGCTGAGGCTTTACAGTGCTACCAGCAGCCCGGCCGCTCCGGCCAGTGTGCTGTTTCCCTGCTACGTCTACAAATACCTGGACCCTACGGCCACGGGCAATGGCGACGGTGGCAATAACTACCCCATTGTGCGCTATGCCGATGTGTTGCTCATGTATGCCGAAGCCCTCAACGAGCAGACCGCCAACAATGCCGATGCCTACGCTACGGTAAACCGAATTCGAAACCGGGCCGGGCTGCCTAACCTGACCGCCAACCTGAGTCAGGCGCAGTTTCGGGACAGTGTGCTACTGGAACGTCGGCTGGAGCTGGCCTTCGAGGGGCACCGCTGGTATGATCTGGCGCGTACTAAACGGCTGGTGAGTGCTCTGAAAGCGCAAAACCCAACAATCCCCGTCGATGAGCACCATTACCTGTTCCCGATTCCGCAAACTGAGCGCGATGTAAACCCCAAACTGGACCAGAACCCGGGGTACTAACCACTAGATACGGCAAGCCAAAACTCCTGCTAATCAATTATGCGTAATTCCATTCGTTTACTTTTTCTGGCCTGTTTCCTGACCGGTGAGCTAGTCGCACAGACTTCGCCCGTTACGGTCGATATCTGCGTGTATGGCGGCTCGTCGGCGGGGGTAATCGCGGCTTATACCGCCCGTCAACTGGGTAAATCTGTTATCCTGATCGAGCCGGGGCGTCATCTCGGCGGCCTCACGACCGGCGGGCTGGGCTACACCGACATTGGCAATAAGTACGCCATCTCCGGCATTGCCCGCGATTACTACCGTCAGATTGGCAAGCATTACGGGAAGTTCGAACAATGGATCTTTGAACCCCATGTGGCGGAAGATCTCTTTAAATCATACATCAAACGGGGAGATGTCAACGTCCTTTACGAACATCGGCTTCAGTCCGTAAAAAAGCAGGGCACAGCCATCCAGAGCATTACCCTGGAGTCCTCCTCGGCGGGAAGTGCTACCCGAACCGTTAACGCCAAAGTCTTTCTCGATTGTACTTACGAAGGCGATCTGCTGGCCAAAGCGGGTGTCAGTTATACCGTTGGCCGCGAAGACAACAAGACCTATGGCGAAACCTACAACGGTTTTCAGTTGCTGGACAAGCACCAGTTTGCCGATGGTGTCGACCCGTATAAAATACCCGGAAAGCCGGAAAGTGGCCTGTTATGGGGCATCAGTACGGCAAAGGTGCTGCCAACGGGTACGGGAAATAAAGACGTGCAGGCGTATAACTTCCGCATTTGCCTGAGCAGCGACCCGGCCAACAGCATCCCCATTACCCGGCCCGAAGGGTATGATTCAACCCGTTATGAACTGCTGCTGCGAGCCATCGACAAGAACCCAAAGCTCGCGTTCAACACCATCCTCAAACCCGACCGGATGCCGAATCAGAAGACGGATATCAACAATAACGGCCCGTTTTCAACCGATATGATTGGCGTGAACTACGACTTCCCCGAAGCCAGTTATGCCCGTCGGGCGGCTATTCAGCGGGAGCACGAGCTGTATAACAAAGGGTTACTGTACTTCATCGGGCACGACCCCCGGATGCGCAAAGACATCCAGACCGAAATGCTCAAATTTGGCTACCCGAAAGATGAATACACCGACTCGGGCAACTGGTCGACGCAGATGTACGTTCGCGAAGCCCGGCGTATGGTGGGCGCGCACGTGATGACCCAGGCCAATTGTCAGGGCCGTGAGGTAGTGCCGGATGGCGTGGGCATGGCTGCTTACACAATGGATTCGCACAATTGCCAGCGGCTGGTGGTTGAGAAAAACGGCATGAAAATGGTCAAGAACGAAGGCGACGTACAGGTGGGTGGTTTCCCGCCTTACCCGATTTCGTACCGTTGCCTGACGCCCAAAGCGACCGAATGCACGAACCTGCTGGTGCCCGTTTGCTTGTCGGCGAGCCACATTGCCTACGGCTCTATCCGTATGGAACCCGTTTTTATGGTGCTGGCGCAATCGTCGGCGGTGGCCGCGGGCATGGCCATCGACGGGAAAACATCGGTGCAGGGCGTTGATATAAAAAAGTTACAGAGTCAGCTAAAAGCCAACCCGTTAGCCGATGGTAGTACGCCCGAAATCCTGGTTGACAACGACGACCCGACCCAAACAGCCCGCACCGGCGAGTGGACGCGGGAAAACAACCCGAAAGGCGCGTATGGCCCCAGTTATTTCACCACAGCGGGTAGCGGGTCGGGTATGAAAACCGTCCGGTTCAGCCCGGCGGTGACCAAAGCGGGTATCTACCACGCGTACATATACATCCCTAAACTGACCGGTGCTTCCAGTAAGACGAATCTGATCGTATCGGATGGTAATCAACCCAAACCCATCACCATCCGGGAGTCGGATATTCGGGTGGAGGGGCAGACATCGGGTGAGTGGGTATCGCTTGGATCATACAAGCTGTCGCCGGGTAAGAAAAGCTTCGTTGAGGTATCGACAAAAGACGCCGACGGAATTGTGGTGGCCGATGCCGTGCTGTTCGTGCCGAATTGAGTTGGTTACTAGTTGGTTATTGGGTTATTGGTTATTGTAGCACCGGTCGGAGACCGGATAACGCACCGACATAGTCATAGACTATGCCGAGCCTCCATTCCCAAAGCTCCCATTTGCGTAATGAGTGGATGGGCGTTGGGCATAGTCTATGACTATGTTTAAGTGTTATCCGGTCTCTGACCGGTGCTACAATAATCACAACCTAATGCTTCGGTGGGCCGGGCCGTTCGAGCAGGACCAGATCGAGCTGGCTTACTTTGGCAAAATTGGGTCCGCCGGATGGTATCTGCGGGTATACGTGGTCCTGATAAGGGTGCGCCGACCGGAAGAAATCCTCGAAAATGCCCGGTGTCAGCATTCCCACAAAACGGGTGTAGTTGCGCCGAAGCTGATACGCGTGAATGGCCCCGGCAGGTACGGCCACGTAATCGCCCGGATAAATGTCGAGCAGGGATTTGTTCAGCCACATGCTCATCATCCCATCGACGCAGCAAAACATTTCGGTATGCTCCCGGTGGTAGTGTTTGCCGATCATATCCCCGGCGGGGCCTTCGGTCATAACCATCAGCAGCTTACCGTTTGTGCTGGCGTTATCACTCATGATGCTGAACAGTTGATCGCCCAGGGTGTAGCGGTCACCTTCGCCAGCGGCCAACACATAAGGTACTACGGTGTTGGGTACGGTGCTGTTCGTGACCGGCTGGAACGCCTGCCCGTTGAGGGGCTTTCCATCAAACTGCACATCGGCTACCTGTTCGGCTTTCTTCAGACTGTCGGCATCCAGTTCCGTAATGGCATCGCCGGGCTGCACATAGCCTGCGTAAGGGGTTCCGAGGGCTTTATACAGCGCGCTCAGTTGCGGGCCACTGCTAATCGAAATCAGTTGCGTGTGGTGTGAGTTCGTTCGGAACGCATGTGAAACAGCGGGGGGGATGCTGGCAAAATCACCTTTCCCAAGCCGGTAGGTTTGCCCATCCAGCCAAAGCTCAACTTCACCGTCGACAACAAAAAGGGCCTCGTGCGTTGTGTGGTGAATGTGAGAAGGCATGGTCGCGCCTTTACCACCCGTTATAACCGTCCATTCATACAAATCGCCGGTGTCGACACCGCGCGCCGTCAGGTTCACGACCAGGCTGCCCACCAGATAGCGTTCGCCATCGCCACTGCGAATAAAATAAGGAATTTTTTGGCCGGGTAATTCACCTTTTGGCTCAATGGCCTGAATGCCTTCGAGGCCACCCAGCATCTCGGCCCCTTTTTGTAACGTTTCGGTATCTGCTATGGAGGAATAGACCTGCGAGGGCGAAGATTGATTTGTGTTTGTGGACATTTCCATGAACAAGTAGGGATTGGGCTTGATAAACCACAAGGTTAACGAAATAGACGGGTATAAAAAAGCGTCACGAACCCGGCTAAAGAATAAACTATGCCTGTCTTGTCCGGTTACCTTATTGAATACAGTCTACTAAATAAGTATGGAATACGTTCGATTTGGAAACACCGGCCTGATGGTCTCTAAACTTTGCCTGGGCTGCATGACCTACGGTCGGCCAACAGACCGCTGGCCCTGGGCACTTGACGAAGAAAAGAGCCGCCCCTTTATTCAGAAAGCCCTCGACCTGGGTATCAACTTCTTCGACACCGCCGACGTTTACTCCGCCGGTGCCAGTGAGGAGGTAGTGGGTCGTGCCCTGCGCGATTTTGCTTCCCGCGATGAAGTGGTATTGGCCACGAAGGTGTTCAACCCGATGGGCCCCGGTCCCAACGACAGAGGGCTTTCGCGCAAGCACATCATGAGTGCCATCGACGCCAGTCTGAAACGACTCGGTACGGACTACGTCGATCTCTACCAGATTCACCGCTGGGACGAAAACACGCCCATCGAAGAAACGATGGAAGCCCTGCACGATGTGGTGAAAGCCGGGAAAGCCCGCTACATCGGGGCGTCGTCCATGTATGCCTGGCAGTTTGCCCAGGCGCAGTACACCGCCGATCTCAACGGCTGGACCCGCTTTGTATCCATGCAGCCGCAATACAATCTGGTTTATCGCGAAGAAGAGCGCGAGATGCTGCCCTTTTGCCGGAATCAGAACATTGCCGTCATTCCCTGGTCGCCACTGGCGCGGGGATTGCTGACGGGCAAACGTACGAAAGAACGCAACGAGACAGAACGCGCCAAAACAGATGCGTTCGGCAAATCGTTGTACACCCGCGACGACGATTTCGCTATTGCTGATCTGGTAACGAAGATGGGCAGCGAGAGGGGTATTCCGGCCACCCAGATTGCGCTGGCCTGGTTGTTTTCCAAACCGGTTATTACGGCCCCAATTATCGGAGCCAGTAAACCTGGCCATCTGGAAGATGCCGTTGGTGCCCTCACCGTGACGCTGTCGGACGACGAAATCCGGCAGTTGGAAGACGCCTATCAGCCCCATCCGGTGGCCGGAATTTAAGCGAATACACGCAACACACGACTCGACAAACAACTCAACGCGTACGATGACGAATCAGGATAACAAGGAGGAGCAGGCAGAAAACTCAGGGTCATCGCGCCGGGGCTTTCTGAAGCAATCCGCTGCGCTGGGCGCTTTTGCCATGACGCCCCCCTCCGCTGTGAAGGCGGTGGATACGGGCCTGCACGAAAAGATTGCGACCGCCTTCGAGCAGATGCCCCTTCAGGTTGAAATCAATGGAACGTTGCAACGGCTTAAAATTGAACCCCGCGTAACGCTGCTCGACTTGCTGCGCGAGCAACTCAACCTCACCGGCACCAAAAAAGGCTGTGACCTCGGTCAGTGTGGAGCCTGTACCGTACACGTCGACGGCCAGCGGGTCAATGCCTGCCTGACGCTGGCCATGACCACCGAAGGCTGTAAGGTGACCACCATCGAAGGGTTGGCTCCGGCCGGACCCGATGGGCCGTTGCACCCCATGCAGGAAGCATTTATTAAACACGACGGCTTTCAGTGCGGCTATTGCACGCCCGGCCAGATTATGTCGGCGGTGGCCTGTATTCGCGAAGGACATGCCGATAACCCCGACGAAATTCGGGAATATATGAGCGGTAACATCTGCCGCTGTGGCGCATACTCGAACATTGTCGATGCTATTATGGACGTAAAAAAGGGAGGTCAGAAAGTATGAACCAGTTTCAGTACATACGGGTCACGACCCCCAAAGCGGCCGTAGCGGCTGTGACGAAAGACAACAACAGCCTGTTTCTGGCCGGAGGTACCAATCTCATCGACCTGATGAAACGAAACGTGATGTCGCCCGAGAAACTGGTTGACATCAACAAACTACCCCTCAACACCATTGAGAAAACCGCCACCGGTCTGCGCATTGGTGCGCTGGCGAAGAATACCGCCGTTGCGGAGCACGAGCTGGTCAGGAAAAACTTCCCGCTGCTATCGATGGCGCTGAACGCCGGAGCCTCGCCCCAGTTGCGCAACATGGCGACCGTGGGCGGCAACATGATGCAGCGCACCCGCTGCGGCTATTTTTACGATACGGCCATGCCCTGCAACAAACGCGAACCGGGCGGCGGCTGCGGAGCCATCGGCGGTTACAACCGGATGCACGCCATTTTTGGAACAGAATCGTCAGACCGTTTGTCGAAATGCATCGCCGTACACCCCAGCGACATGTGCATTGCGCTCGTAGCCCTTGACGCTACGGTGCTGGTGTCGGGTCCGAAAGGTGAGCGACGGATTCCGTTCATCGACTTCCACCGGCTTCCCGGCGATGCACCCGAAAAAGACAACACGCTTCAGAAAGGCGAGCTGATCATGGCTGTCGATCTGCCAACCAACTCGTTTGCTGAAAATTCACATTACCTGAAAGTGCGCGACAGAGCGTCGTACGCCTTCGCGCTGGTATCGGTCGGGGTGGCTCTGAACTTGAAAGGCAACCGTGCGACGGGCCGTACGATTCAGGAGGCCCGGCTGGCGATGGGGGGCGTTGCGCATAAACCCTGGCGTCTGACCGAAGTAGAGCAGTTTTTGAGAGGTAAACCCGCTACGGAGGCTACGTTCCGCCAGGCGGCAGATGTTGCCATGAAAGGGGCCAAAGGCTACGGTGAGAATGATTTCAAACTGACGATGGCCCCCAATACACTGATCGACGCCCTTAAAACGGCCGCTAAAAACGCCTGATCCAAACGGATGAAGAACGACGAAAAAAGTCCAGCCATTAACCGGGTTGATGGCCGATTGAAAGTGACGGGTGGGGCAAAGTATTTCGCTGAGTTCGAGATTCCGGGAACAACCTACTGCGTACTGGTGACCAGTACCATTGCCAGAGGGAGCATTGCCAGCATGGAGACCAAAAAGGCAGAAGGTGCCCCCGGTGTGCTGGCGGTATTTACGAACCTGAACCTGCCTAAAATTCCGGGATTGAACACGCCCGAGGGTAATAACGCCAAGAAACCGTCGGGTGGTGAAACGTACCGGATGCTTACTGATAAGAAGATTCTGTTTGCTGGTCAGCCCATCGCGATGGTCATTGCCGATACGCTGGAACGGGCCCAGTATGCCGCTACGCTGGTTAAAACAACATATAGCAAACAGCCGCACCAGACCGATCTGGAGAAACATAAGGCTAAAGGGGTAATGCCCCAGGGCGAACGAAACGCCGATTACAAACGGGGAAATCCGGATACGTACAAAACGGCCCCGGTGGTGCTGGAAGCCAGCTACACGCTGCCCATTGAGGTGCACAACCCCATGGAACTGCACGGTATTCTGGTAAATTGGACTGCCGACGATCAGGTAATGATCTACGCCAAAACGCAGGGGGTGCAAATGACGCAGAAAGCGGTGGCGAAGGCATTTAAGCTGGATGAAAAGAACGTGCATGTTCACACCGAATTTATGGGGGGTGGCTTTGGCATGGGACTTAAAACCTGGCCGCAGGAGATTGCCGTGGTGGCAGCCGCCAAAAAACTCCGCAAACCCGTAAAACTGGTCGTTTCCCGCGATCAGATGTTTACTATGGTGGGCCACCGGCCGTATACAACGCAAACCATTTCCATGGGCGCGGATAAAGCGGGTAAGCTGGTGGGTATCGTGCACGAAGCCACTGCCGAAACGGCCAGTTACGAAGACTTTACGGAATCTACGGTGGGCATGACGAAGTTTATTTACAACTGCCCGAACGTTAGCACGACCTACCGGATTGTGCCGCTGGATCGGGGTGTGCCCATCTGGATGCGGGGTCCCGGTGAGGCCACGGGTGCGTTTGCGCTGGAATCGGCCATGGACGAAATGGCCGCTAAACTGAACCTCGACCCCATTGAGTTTCGGCTACGTAATTATGCCGAAACGGACCCGGAGAAAAACCGGCCTTTTTCGAGCAAACACCTCAAAGAAGCTTACCAGTTGGGAGCGGATAAAATTGGCTGGTCGAAACGAAAGAATGAGCCGGGTGCTCTTCGCGACGGCGAATGGCTGATTGGTTACGGCATGAGTTCCGGTACGTTCAATGCCAGCCGGGGGCAGGCTTCCGCCAAAGTCATTCTGAATCAGGACGGGTCGCTGGTGATACAGAGTGCCGTCACGGACATCGGGCCGGGTACGGGAACGGCCATGGTTTCCATCGCTCACGACGTGCTTGGGATTCCGGTCGGCCGCATCAAATTCGAAATGGGGGATACAACCCTGCCTAAGGCCCCCACACAGGGCGGCTCAACCATCACCTCCACGGTGGGTTCGGCTGTGTATGACACCTGCGCTGCCCTGAAAACATCATTGGCTGCGCTGGCTATTGCACAGGGCAACTCGCCGTTTTCGGGAAGTAAAGCGGAGGACCTGGTTTTTGAAGACGGTATGATTCAACTCAAAGGCGATCGAAAAAAGAAGCTCCCTGTGGGCGACGTGCTGAAAGCCAACAACCTGCTAACATTGGACAGAGCGCTGGATTCAAAGGGAGGACCCGAACAGGAGACCTATTCTATGTATTCGTTTTCGGTTCACTTTGCCGAAGTCCGGGTCAATCCGATTACGGGTGTGGTGCGGGTGAGTAACGCCGTTAGTGTAGCTGATTCGGGGCGGATTGTCAGCCCGAAAACGGCGGCCAGTCAAATGATTGGTGGGGTTACGGGCGGTATTGGCATGGCCCTGACCGAAGAAGCCGTACTAGACCATCGGTTCGGTCGCCTGGTGAATAACAACCTGGCTGATTACCACGTACCTGTGAGCGCCGACGTGCCCCACATCGACACAATTTTCATCGACAAACCCGATCCCTACATTAACCCGATGGGAGCCAAAGGCATGGGCGAGATTGCCCTGATCGGCTTTGCTGCGGCCGTAGCCAATGCCGTTTACAACGCCACCGGACAGCGCATCCGCGATCTGCCCATCACACCCGATAAAGTGATAAAGCGCGTGGTTTAGCCGAAGGGCTACGAGCTTTACTTGGGCTACCAGGAAGAACTGGTCCTTACAATAAGGTTGGTATTTTTTATGCTTTTCGAAAACAATAAAACTAGACAAAGTCTTGTTTTTAACGTGTTTTTAATCTCCAACGCTAACCCAATTATTACTTAAAACTCGACCCCTTATGAATCTCAAATCAATTCAGTTCAGCCGTAAAACGTCTGGTATCTTAGCCTCCCTTCTGGTTGGTTTTTCATTGACACTTATGTCTTGTAATGACGATGACAACCCAAATACAACGCCCACGCCAGGTTCGTCGACCATCACCGATCTGGTCGTTGCCAGCGACCAGTTTACGTTTCTCGAAGCAGCTGTTGTGAAAGCGGGTCTGACCACTACCTTATCGGGGACCGGTCCTTTCACCGTTTTTGCTCCAACGGATGATGCGTTCCGGGCGGCCGGTTTTGCCGATGCTGCGGCCGTGAGTGCCGCGCCGGATACCACGTTGCGCCGGATCTTGTTGTACCATGTTGTGGGTGGGTCGTACCCGGCGTCGGCTATTCCCGCTGGTCAGACAGCCTTGCCTACGTCGCTGAGTGTAAACGGCACAACGTATGTTAGTAAGGCGACTTCTACCAGCGGAACGGGTGTGTCTGTAAACGGTGCGCGGGTCATTACGGCCGATGTACAGGCAACGAACGGTGTTGTTCATGCTATCGACCGGGTGCTTATGCCCCCAACCGGTAACGTGCTTCAGGTAGCTCAGGCCGATACATCCCTGAGTTTGCTGGGTGCAGCCGTAGCCCGTGGCGGTGCCGCTGTGGTAACGGCCCTGTCGGGTGCAACGCCATTGACCGTTTTTGCCCCAACCAATGCCGCTTTCCGGGCAACGCCATACAACACGGTGGCCGCCATCAATGCGGCTCCGGCGGCT is a window of Spirosoma linguale DSM 74 DNA encoding:
- a CDS encoding hypothetical protein (KEGG: bur:Bcep18194_A3997 hypothetical protein) — translated: MRNSIRLLFLACFLTGELVAQTSPVTVDICVYGGSSAGVIAAYTARQLGKSVILIEPGRHLGGLTTGGLGYTDIGNKYAISGIARDYYRQIGKHYGKFEQWIFEPHVAEDLFKSYIKRGDVNVLYEHRLQSVKKQGTAIQSITLESSSAGSATRTVNAKVFLDCTYEGDLLAKAGVSYTVGREDNKTYGETYNGFQLLDKHQFADGVDPYKIPGKPESGLLWGISTAKVLPTGTGNKDVQAYNFRICLSSDPANSIPITRPEGYDSTRYELLLRAIDKNPKLAFNTILKPDRMPNQKTDINNNGPFSTDMIGVNYDFPEASYARRAAIQREHELYNKGLLYFIGHDPRMRKDIQTEMLKFGYPKDEYTDSGNWSTQMYVREARRMVGAHVMTQANCQGREVVPDGVGMAAYTMDSHNCQRLVVEKNGMKMVKNEGDVQVGGFPPYPISYRCLTPKATECTNLLVPVCLSASHIAYGSIRMEPVFMVLAQSSAVAAGMAIDGKTSVQGVDIKKLQSQLKANPLADGSTPEILVDNDDPTQTARTGEWTRENNPKGAYGPSYFTTAGSGSGMKTVRFSPAVTKAGIYHAYIYIPKLTGASSKTNLIVSDGNQPKPITIRESDIRVEGQTSGEWVSLGSYKLSPGKKSFVEVSTKDADGIVVADAVLFVPN
- a CDS encoding Cupin 2 conserved barrel domain protein (PFAM: Cupin 2 conserved barrel domain protein~KEGG: hypothetical protein), translating into MEMSTNTNQSSPSQVYSSIADTETLQKGAEMLGGLEGIQAIEPKGELPGQKIPYFIRSGDGERYLVGSLVVNLTARGVDTGDLYEWTVITGGKGATMPSHIHHTTHEALFVVDGEVELWLDGQTYRLGKGDFASIPPAVSHAFRTNSHHTQLISISSGPQLSALYKALGTPYAGYVQPGDAITELDADSLKKAEQVADVQFDGKPLNGQAFQPVTNSTVPNTVVPYVLAAGEGDRYTLGDQLFSIMSDNASTNGKLLMVMTEGPAGDMIGKHYHREHTEMFCCVDGMMSMWLNKSLLDIYPGDYVAVPAGAIHAYQLRRNYTRFVGMLTPGIFEDFFRSAHPYQDHVYPQIPSGGPNFAKVSQLDLVLLERPGPPKH
- a CDS encoding aldo/keto reductase (PFAM: aldo/keto reductase~KEGG: bpy:Bphyt_4529 aldo/keto reductase), with translation MEYVRFGNTGLMVSKLCLGCMTYGRPTDRWPWALDEEKSRPFIQKALDLGINFFDTADVYSAGASEEVVGRALRDFASRDEVVLATKVFNPMGPGPNDRGLSRKHIMSAIDASLKRLGTDYVDLYQIHRWDENTPIEETMEALHDVVKAGKARYIGASSMYAWQFAQAQYTADLNGWTRFVSMQPQYNLVYREEEREMLPFCRNQNIAVIPWSPLARGLLTGKRTKERNETERAKTDAFGKSLYTRDDDFAIADLVTKMGSERGIPATQIALAWLFSKPVITAPIIGASKPGHLEDAVGALTVTLSDDEIRQLEDAYQPHPVAGI
- a CDS encoding (2Fe-2S)-binding domain protein (PFAM: [2Fe-2S]-binding domain protein; ferredoxin~KEGG: mlo:mlr1925 oxidoreductase, iron-sulphur binding subunit), which translates into the protein MTNQDNKEEQAENSGSSRRGFLKQSAALGAFAMTPPSAVKAVDTGLHEKIATAFEQMPLQVEINGTLQRLKIEPRVTLLDLLREQLNLTGTKKGCDLGQCGACTVHVDGQRVNACLTLAMTTEGCKVTTIEGLAPAGPDGPLHPMQEAFIKHDGFQCGYCTPGQIMSAVACIREGHADNPDEIREYMSGNICRCGAYSNIVDAIMDVKKGGQKV
- a CDS encoding molybdopterin dehydrogenase FAD-binding protein (PFAM: molybdopterin dehydrogenase FAD-binding~KEGG: mch:Mchl_0796 molybdopterin dehydrogenase FAD- binding) — encoded protein: MNQFQYIRVTTPKAAVAAVTKDNNSLFLAGGTNLIDLMKRNVMSPEKLVDINKLPLNTIEKTATGLRIGALAKNTAVAEHELVRKNFPLLSMALNAGASPQLRNMATVGGNMMQRTRCGYFYDTAMPCNKREPGGGCGAIGGYNRMHAIFGTESSDRLSKCIAVHPSDMCIALVALDATVLVSGPKGERRIPFIDFHRLPGDAPEKDNTLQKGELIMAVDLPTNSFAENSHYLKVRDRASYAFALVSVGVALNLKGNRATGRTIQEARLAMGGVAHKPWRLTEVEQFLRGKPATEATFRQAADVAMKGAKGYGENDFKLTMAPNTLIDALKTAAKNA
- a CDS encoding aldehyde oxidase and xanthine dehydrogenase molybdopterin binding protein (PFAM: aldehyde oxidase and xanthine dehydrogenase molybdopterin binding; aldehyde oxidase and xanthine dehydrogenase a/b hammerhead~KEGG: bpy:Bphyt_5991 xanthine dehydrogenase), yielding MKNDEKSPAINRVDGRLKVTGGAKYFAEFEIPGTTYCVLVTSTIARGSIASMETKKAEGAPGVLAVFTNLNLPKIPGLNTPEGNNAKKPSGGETYRMLTDKKILFAGQPIAMVIADTLERAQYAATLVKTTYSKQPHQTDLEKHKAKGVMPQGERNADYKRGNPDTYKTAPVVLEASYTLPIEVHNPMELHGILVNWTADDQVMIYAKTQGVQMTQKAVAKAFKLDEKNVHVHTEFMGGGFGMGLKTWPQEIAVVAAAKKLRKPVKLVVSRDQMFTMVGHRPYTTQTISMGADKAGKLVGIVHEATAETASYEDFTESTVGMTKFIYNCPNVSTTYRIVPLDRGVPIWMRGPGEATGAFALESAMDEMAAKLNLDPIEFRLRNYAETDPEKNRPFSSKHLKEAYQLGADKIGWSKRKNEPGALRDGEWLIGYGMSSGTFNASRGQASAKVILNQDGSLVIQSAVTDIGPGTGTAMVSIAHDVLGIPVGRIKFEMGDTTLPKAPTQGGSTITSTVGSAVYDTCAALKTSLAALAIAQGNSPFSGSKAEDLVFEDGMIQLKGDRKKKLPVGDVLKANNLLTLDRALDSKGGPEQETYSMYSFSVHFAEVRVNPITGVVRVSNAVSVADSGRIVSPKTAASQMIGGVTGGIGMALTEEAVLDHRFGRLVNNNLADYHVPVSADVPHIDTIFIDKPDPYINPMGAKGMGEIALIGFAAAVANAVYNATGQRIRDLPITPDKVIKRVV
- a CDS encoding beta-Ig-H3/fasciclin (PFAM: beta-Ig-H3/fasciclin~SMART: beta-Ig-H3/fasciclin~KEGG: reu:Reut_C6236 beta-Ig-H3/fasciclin); amino-acid sequence: MNLKSIQFSRKTSGILASLLVGFSLTLMSCNDDDNPNTTPTPGSSTITDLVVASDQFTFLEAAVVKAGLTTTLSGTGPFTVFAPTDDAFRAAGFADAAAVSAAPDTTLRRILLYHVVGGSYPASAIPAGQTALPTSLSVNGTTYVSKATSTSGTGVSVNGARVITADVQATNGVVHAIDRVLMPPTGNVLQVAQADTSLSLLGAAVARGGAAVVTALSGATPLTVFAPTNAAFRATPYNTVAAINAAPAAALTAILTNHVVVNPGRAFSPTIVNGPITTFGTGSVTATVGSGNALTLLSPGNGGQVSTVLQNTTGVQNRDITATNGVIHKIDRVLLP